The Christiangramia forsetii KT0803 DNA segment GATTACTCCCTAGACTTCTAAACCGAACAGTATTTTCAACCTCCGGAAAATCTTTTTCTAAGGTTGCAGCCATTGGTGGTGATGTTTCACCGCTTTTCATCTCTGCACCACCAAATTTAATTTCCATATCTATCCTGTAAATACGGTCTGCATCTGCGAACATGTTGTCATAATGCAGCTCTTCATAAATGTAGAGCGCAATTAACAAACTACCAGCCATGCCTATGGCAAGCCCTAATGTATTAATTAGGGTAAAAAAGGATTGCTTTTTTAGACTTCTAAACGCAATTTTAAAATAATTCCTAAACATGACTTTCGTTTTTTGTCCCGATAGCTATCGGGAGATGAATGACCCTTCTTAACTTTTAAATTCGGCAAGCAGATTCTCTGTCACTTTCTGTCCGTCCAGCATCCTGATGATTCGATGGCTGAATTTTGCGTCGTGTTCACTGTGGGTAACCATGATGATGGTGGTTCCCGCTTCGTTGAGTTCGGTTAAAAGATCCATAACTTCATTTCCGTTACTGCTATCCAGATTTCCGGTTGGCTCATCGGCTAATATGAGTTTAGGATTATTAACAACTGCCCGTGCGACTGCGACACGCTGCTGTTGCCCTCCCGATAATTGCTGCGGAAAGTGTTTTCTTCTATGCATGATCTGCATTTTTTCTAATACTTCATGAACTCGTTCTTTTCTTTCTGCTGGTTTTACCCCGGTATAGATTAATGGTAGCTCTACATTTTCAAAAACACTAAGTTCATCGATGAGGTTAAAACTCTGAAAAACGAAACCGATATTATGTTTTCTCAATTTTGCTCTCTGGCGTTCATTATAACCTGCAACCTCGGTTCCGTTAAAGAGGTAACTTCCACCATCAGGATCATCAAGTAACCCCAGGATATTTAGTAAGGTAGATTTTCCGCAGCCCGAAGGCCCCATGATGGCGGCAAATTCGCCTTCTTTTACTTCAAAAGAAAGTTTGTTAAGCGCGATGGTTTGTACCTCTTCCGTCTTATAATATTTTTCCAGGTTGGTGATTTTTATCATCTTTTGTAAGTATTTAGTTTTTTCAATTTTGTCACTGCGAGTTTTACTTTTTCGTAAAACGTGGCAGTCTTTATATATTTTAATCCTTCCCAGAGAAGGTGTCCGCAACAGCGGTCGGAAGGGTCGGGGAGGTGCTCAATTCAAAACCAACTCCTCAATATCCCCAAAATTGGAATAGCTTGATGTAATTACTTGCTCTCCAGGTTTAATTCCTTCTAAGACCTCATAATATTCGGTATTCTGACTTCCTAAACGAATAGGTGTTTTATAGGCAGTTTCACCATCTTCAGAAACTTTAAATATCCAGTTTCCGCCGGTTTGCTGAAAAAAACCTCCTTTAGAAACTAAGACTGCTTCTTTTTCCTGGCTCAAAGCCAGTTTGATTTGAAGGCTCTGCCCTCGACGAATATTTTCGGGCACCCCTTCTACAAAATGCATATCTACCTGGAATCGTCCATTAGAAACCTGGGTATACACTTTTTTAATTTCCAATTCATATTCCTCACCATTAAAACTAAAAGCGCCACGTTGCCCGTTAAAAATTCTTGATATATAATGTTCATCAATTTCTGCTCTCACCTTATAACCACTGATCACATCAATTTGTCCCAAACGTTCCCCTTTCTGCTTGGATTGTCCAATTTCAGCATCCAGTGCGGTAAGCTGCCCATCTACCGGCGCTTTTACCACAAGATCACCCACTTTTCTACGCATTAATTCCAATGCTTTCCTGGTACGCTCATAAGATTCACGAGCTTGCTGTGTTTCCTGCTTACTGGAAAGAGAATCCTGTTCCAATACTTCTCTTGCCAGCTGATGTTTTTCTTGCTGATAATTATAATTATTCTCAGATTCCATATAATCCTGTCTCCCAACGGCACCTTTCTCGTAAAGCTTTTTGTTCAGTTCGTATTTACGTCTGGCTTCAATAAGATTATTCTCAACGTCTGTAAAATTGTTCCTTTTATTAATCGTATTCTGTCTCGCAGCATTCTGTGAAATCTGCATCTGAGTTAGCAGATTATAAACCTGGGTTTCCTGATTTACCAGGCTCAATTCAAGATCTGTATTAGATAATCTTATAATAGGCTCTCCCTTTTTCATCATGGTACCATCTTCGACAAACTTCTCTTCAACTCGCCCTCCTTCCATCGCATCCAGATAAATAGTTTTTATAGGTAATACCACCCCGTTGACCGGAATATTCTCCTGAAAATTGCCATTTTTGACCTCACTTATGGTAATCCGTTCTTTTTCAACATTCAACTTGGAGTTCCCGGTAGAGGAAAGGATTACAAATAGTATAAGTGCGATAATAAGCACAGAACCGGCGATGATTGCGATTTTTTTAGGAGTAAAGCGTTTCTTTTTAAGAGGTATATCCATAAATAATATTGTTTCCGCTTATAGTACTATCAATATAATGCCGGAAATGCAAATCATTGATATTCAATAATTTAAATATTTTGGTTGATTTAAAAGTGTTCGTTTTCGGACACTAGCTGTTCGCTTGTAATACACTATTATCGTTACAAATATTTCTGCTTTTGAAATTCAGAAGAGGCACTAATAAATTGTAATATTGTGTCTATGCAGCTCAAAGATGCTAAAATACTGGTTATAGATGACGATGCAGATGTGCTAACTGCGCTACGTTTGCTGCTGAAACCTTTTGTTACTGAAATTACTATAGAAAAGAATCCCGAGAATTTAAACTCTCTGCTATCCGGGAATAAATTTGACGTTATAATTTTAGACATGAACTTCAACGGACTGGTGAATACCGGGAATGAAGGGATTTTCTGGCTGAATAAGGTCAAGGAGACGGCACCTGAAACCGATGTGATTTTAATCACCGCTTATGGTGATATCGATCTGGCAATAAGGTCTTTAAAAGAAGGAGCTTCTGATTTTATCGTAAAACCGTGGCAGAATCAAAAGGTGATAGAATCGATTAAGGACATGCTCCAGAATCGTAAAAAACAGGGCTCGAAATCTATAAAACCCAGTGTAGCAGGAACAAAAATAATAGGGGAGAGTGAAGAGCTTCAGCAGGTTTTTGCTAAAGTGAAAAAGGTATCGCCTACAGATGCCAATATCCTTATTCTTGGAGAAAACGGTACTGGGAAAGATTTGATTGCAAAAGCGATCCACGAGAATTCTCAGCGTAAGTCGAAAGCTTTTGTGAAGGTGGATGTAGGAGCCCTGACTTCTACTTTATTTGAAAGTGAATTATTTGGATATAAGAAAGGCGCTTTTACCGATGCTCGTGAAGATCGTATGGGAAGGTTTGAGGCTGCGCAGGGCGGCACGCTATTCCTGGATGAAATTGGAAATATCAGTCTAAGACAGCAGGCTCGATTATTAACAGTGCTTCAGAATAGGCATATTACTCCACTTGGTTCCAATGAGGTGATTCCAATCGATATTCGGTTGATTTGTGCGACCAATCTTGATATTTCAGAACTTTCAGATGAATCAAAATTCAGAAAAGACCTTATTTATAGAATAAACACGGTAGATCTTACCATGCCTCCGTTGCGGGTGCGTGGAACCGATATCACCTTATTAACAAAGCATTTTTTGGATTTTTATTCTGAAAAATATTCCAAAGGCCCATTTAAACTAGATCCCTCTTTTCTTAAAAAGCTCAAAAATCATAGTTTCCCCGGGAATGTTAGAGAATTGCAATTTGTTATCGAACGAACGGTAATTATGGCTGATAGCACCTTGCTTAAAGAAACGGACCTTTCTTTTTCAGCAATTGAAAATAACTCAATTTCTACGGAAATTGATGATATGCGCCTGGAAACAGTAGAGAAAAACACCATTTTAAAAGTGATCGATAAGAATAAGGGAAATATATCCAAATCTGCCAAAGAACTGGGAATTACGAGGGCAGCATTATACCGTAGATTAGAGAAATATGATCTTTAAAAGCTATCATGGTGGTATCCTAATCAGGATTTTGATCTTGATGCTAGCCTTAACCGGACTGGTATTTAGCATCCTCAAAAGCTTTTTTATCGCAGTGGGGATTTTTCTATTTCTTGTTATCATTCTGATCTATGAATTCTTTCGGTTTCTAAGCCGACGATTTGAAGTAATGGACGACTTTTTCGAATCGGTTAAATACAGGGATTTTTCTCGTAGATATCTGGAAGAAAATAAATCTAATGATATTAGGCGTCTTTATGCCGGGTTTAATACTGTGAACCGCACGGTAAGAGAAATGAATTCTGAGAAGGAAACCCAGTATCTTTACCTTCAGAAGATACTGGAACTGGTAGATATTGGGATTCTGGCCTATGAAATTGAAAGCGGAAAAGTGCTTTGGGCAAACGAATCTTTTCAAAATACATTAGATTTTTCGTCATTTAAAAACATCAAATTTGTCATTAGCAGGAATCCGGAAGTTTATCATTTACTTTTTGACACTACGTATTCAAAACCCACCGCTGTAGATATTAAAGTTCATAAGGAAAATAGCAAGGTCTTGCTTTCCAACAGTGTTTTTCAGATAGAGAACAAAAGCTTCAAACTCATTGTGCTTCATAATATTGAAGATACCCTGAATAAAACAGAAGCTGATGCCTGGAAAAAATTGTTGAGCGTAATGACCCATGAAATTATGAATTCCATTGCGCCGATTTCTTCACTCGCCAATACCTTAAAATTTCAGGTGAAAATGCATCAGGAGAATCCACAAGAAAATCAGCTTGAAATTGAAGATCTTGACGCCGGTCTTTCTAGTATCGAAACAAGGAGTGAAGGCTTGTTGAAATTTGCCAAAACCTATCGTAGTCTGAATAAAGTCACTAATTTGAACCTGGAACTGGTACTCTTAAAAGATCTGTTCAGCAATATAAAACACCTCATGCAACCACTTCTCAATGGTAAAAACGCTGAACTGAGTTTCTATTTACAAAATGAAGAACTGGAAGTTGAAATTGATTCTTACCTGATGGAACAGGTGCTGATAAATCTTATTTTAAATGCTGTAGAATCTTGCGAAGATAATACACGTGCGAAGGTTCAAATTTCAGCAGAAAAAAAACTGGACGGTAGAATATTTATAAGGGTATCTGATAATGGAACAGGTATTCCCGAGGAAATTATGGAAGATATTTTTGTGCCATTTTACACCACAAAAAAGGAGGGAAGCGGGATAGGATTGAGTTTATCTAAGCAAATTATGACGCTGCATGGTGGAAAGATTCAGGTTAATAACAACTTAGAAGGAGGCACCATTATAAGCCTGAATTTTTAGTTTGAATGCTCTTTCTCAATAATGCTAAAAGGAACTTGTATAGTGTAGATTTTATTTTATTTGTTTCGCAGAGTCCTTGATGTCCTAATTATCAAATCAAGATTTTTGGTATAAACACGATATTTTAAGATAGCTGAGATCGATAGAAAAAGACTTACTCTTCCCAGTTTTTAAGTCGGTCAAGGTATAAGTAAGATTCTACAAATTTTCTATGTTCAGCACTGGTCATTATCTCCACTAAGTTTAATGCTGAGATGTAACTCGCTAAATTTCCATTTGACGACAGGAATTTTCCATCTTTCACGTAGGTCACTAAACTATCGTTTTGAACTTTCAATTCTGGATACGTCTTTTGAAGTTCTTCTCCACCACCTATCCAGGTCACAATTTTATGACCATCTGCAATCCCAGATTTTCCAATTAATTGCGCGCCTGCACAATTGCTTACGGTATATTTAGTTTCTTTATTCTTTTCTCTAATAAAATTGATGATATTATCATTATGTACCTGAGCATACATGTCATAGGCACTTGGAACGAAAAGGGCTTCTAATTCCGGACAATTTTCAAAGGTGTAATCAGGTACAATTTTTATTCCTTCTTCAGTTATTATGGGATTTTCCGTTTCGGCAATGGTAATCACATTAAAAATTTGTTTTTCATCTTCTGTCGGTTTTGCGAATACATCAGAGGTAGCTATCACTTCACTTTGTAGAACTCCATTATACATTAAAAGACCAATGGTGGGTAATTCTTTTTTGAACGGTTTTAAATGCTTTGTCAGCGTATCAGATTTAATTTCTTTTTCGCGATTATTTTGATTTTCAGGTTTTGATTTATCTGTTTTACAACCTATTAAGGTTATAAAAACCATAATTATAGTAAAACCTATATTTCTCATTTTTCCAATTTTTTAATGAATATGAATTTTTCAGCTTGCAGGTGACTCTTTATATCAAATATACTTTTTTAATAGAAGGTTTCAGAATAGATCGGGGTTATAGTGGGAGATTTTTGTATAAGGATAAATGAAAAAATTTGAAAAATTCTTAGTATCAATTGTATGAAAATGGGTTAGAGGAGCTCATTTATTATTCTGTTCTTCTAATCTGACTATGGATAAATGGTATTTTGGGAGCGAAAAAATATCCAACCAAACTTGCAAATAGAATAGGGATGAAATAATCAAAACCAGTAAGTGTGGCAAGTAAAATGGTTGTACTCATAGGAGTCCTGGTAACACAGGAATTAATAGCAGCCATAGACGCCACAATAGCCAAAGATAAATTGGTTTCAGGAAAAAGATTATTTATAATTAACCCTAAAGTGGCACCGACGAAAAATAAGGGTATGATAAAGCCACCTCTCCATCCTGATGTTACTGTAACTGCGATTGCCAAAATTTTGAACATTAGAATTGCAAATAGCATCATGAGTTGATAATTGTTACCAAGAAGTTCATTGATTTCATGATGGCCAAAATATCTTGTGATCGGGAAATAATAGGAGATAACCCCTAAAAGCAGACCACCAATTAGCGTCTTAAAATAGATTTTTAATTCAACCGCTTCAAATATCTTTTTCAAAAATTTAGTGCAAAATATAAACAGCCAGGCTATGGCTGTTCCGGCTACTCCATATACTAAGGCGTAAGCAAAATCGAATTGATTGGTAAAAGAATACGTAGGTAAATCCCAAATAGGTCCAATGCCCAGATGGATTATAAATGCGAAAATAATATAGCTAAAAGAACTGGCGACAAAGGCAGGTATAATGGCTTTATAATATTCAACAGCATGTTTATGATGGAGAATTTCCAGAGAAAAAAGACTTCCGCCTAAAGGTGCGCCAAACAAAGCTGTAAATCCCGATGCCATACCTGCGATACTAAGAGAGCGTAATTCTTCTCCTTTTAATCTTAAGATTTTCCCCATCCATGTACCTGTAGAACCTGTAACCTGTACTAGCGGAGCTTCAGGACCCAAACTTCCTCCGGATGCTACGCAAAGCAAGGAAGATAAGATCATTGAGGGATTGTTTCGTGGATCTAATTTCCCTTTATTGAAACGTATATTATTTACTATAAGATGAATTTCACCGGGATCGCCGATAAAATGTATGACCAGTCCGGCTAGAAGTCCCGAAATTGCCATTACCGGGATCACCCATATTCCTTCAAAAATGGCTAGAATATGAGTAAAATGTTCAAGAATAATCCAGTAAAAACTTGAAATTAATCCTCCTAAAATTCCAAGAAGTGCCCATAAAAAGAAGGTTCGGCTGAATACAAAAGGATTGATCTTTAAAGGTTAATCCAGTATATTTAAATAAGTGATTAACCGCCTTTTATTTTTTATTTTCAAAATGATTGGACTTATATTATGGCTAACTTGATTGTATTGGCAAAATATGAAATCTGCTAATTTAATTACTATATGTGAAAAATCAATTTTTCGAAAATTGCCAAAAAATTAATCAATTTGAAACAAGAAAAAGCGAACTATGAAAAGTATCAGAATAAAACGAATATATGAGGAAGCCTACGATCAGGATGGTCATAGAATTTTAATTGACCGGTTATGGCCTCGTGGTGTTTCCAAGGAAGATGCAAAACTGGACGATTGGAATAAAGATATTGCACCCAGTGAAGAGCTTAGAAAATGGTTTGATCATGATCCTGATAAGTTTGAGGAGTTCTCTAAAAGATATAAGGACGAATTAAAAGATAAAAAGGATAAAGTAAAAGCCATTAGAGAAATTGCGGAAGAACACCGTCTAAGCTTATTATATGCTGCCAGGGACAAAGAACATAATCACGCCATTGTATTGAAGAATGTGCTGGAAAGCAAAAAATAAGAATAAATATGATCGTTTAGATGTATATCCGTTATCCATCCTAATCGTTCTTTCGTTACCCTGAAATTATTTCAGAGTCTCAATACCCCATTGATTTATATTAAACTGAGATTCTGAAACAATCCAGATAGTTATCGGGACAGAATGATGCCATTCTTCAGTTTAGGATGCTTTACGGACAAAGAATCGTTTATTTGTCTTTTACTTTCTCGAAATTTTGAAATCTGATTACCATTACTATAAGCGCCAAAAATATTAAACCTAAAAAGATGATCTTCAGTTGATTTTCAAACCAAATATTAGCGTAAAATTCCTGGTGCATATACAAGGATCTACTAATAATTACTGCGGCTAATATTCCAAGACTTTTGTAAATATTATTTTCCATGATTTCTAAATTAAAAACCGGATAGCTAGACAGTTTTTGCTGAAACTTAACCCTCAATAAACCATCTTAGAGATAGTATAGTCTGAACTATCCGGTTGAATTAATAAATGCTTTTGTATTATTTAATAAATTTTTCTATACCATCCTTCAGGTAAATAAAAGCTGATTGTTTGATATCCCTAACTTCAATTATATGTTTTTCAATTTTTGAACGTAACAGGAGGTGAGCCGTTATAAATGCATGATCACACTCAATTTGATCACATTCATTTTGCCCCATTAATTGATGCTGAAAACCTTCACAACTTTTCAGGTGCAGATCATTCGTTTCTTGCAAGTCGAAAAATTGATTTGAAAGATAATTAGCATCAATATAGTTTGCATTTGTTTTAAGAATTAGAGAAGAATTTAATAGGTCTAAATAAAATTTAATCTCCTGCGATATAAATGCTAATTCTCCTTTCCAGTAAACAACCTCACTTTGAAACCTAACTAGTTGAATTTCCTCTTCGTTATGATGTTCTTGAATGTTTGTGATCATATTTCATTTTCATTATTTCTGTTTCAATTTGTTTTACCTCTTTAATTTTTATGTAGCTTTCGCCTAGTGGAAATGTCCATGTGATATTATCTCCCTGAGCATAGCCAAATAATGCCAATCCCATAGGAGCGAGGACTGAAATCTTATTTTTCCGAATATCTCCTTTTTCCGGCGTGACGATTTGATAAGTCCTT contains these protein-coding regions:
- a CDS encoding sigma-54-dependent transcriptional regulator gives rise to the protein MQLKDAKILVIDDDADVLTALRLLLKPFVTEITIEKNPENLNSLLSGNKFDVIILDMNFNGLVNTGNEGIFWLNKVKETAPETDVILITAYGDIDLAIRSLKEGASDFIVKPWQNQKVIESIKDMLQNRKKQGSKSIKPSVAGTKIIGESEELQQVFAKVKKVSPTDANILILGENGTGKDLIAKAIHENSQRKSKAFVKVDVGALTSTLFESELFGYKKGAFTDAREDRMGRFEAAQGGTLFLDEIGNISLRQQARLLTVLQNRHITPLGSNEVIPIDIRLICATNLDISELSDESKFRKDLIYRINTVDLTMPPLRVRGTDITLLTKHFLDFYSEKYSKGPFKLDPSFLKKLKNHSFPGNVRELQFVIERTVIMADSTLLKETDLSFSAIENNSISTEIDDMRLETVEKNTILKVIDKNKGNISKSAKELGITRAALYRRLEKYDL
- a CDS encoding sensor histidine kinase, giving the protein MIFKSYHGGILIRILILMLALTGLVFSILKSFFIAVGIFLFLVIILIYEFFRFLSRRFEVMDDFFESVKYRDFSRRYLEENKSNDIRRLYAGFNTVNRTVREMNSEKETQYLYLQKILELVDIGILAYEIESGKVLWANESFQNTLDFSSFKNIKFVISRNPEVYHLLFDTTYSKPTAVDIKVHKENSKVLLSNSVFQIENKSFKLIVLHNIEDTLNKTEADAWKKLLSVMTHEIMNSIAPISSLANTLKFQVKMHQENPQENQLEIEDLDAGLSSIETRSEGLLKFAKTYRSLNKVTNLNLELVLLKDLFSNIKHLMQPLLNGKNAELSFYLQNEELEVEIDSYLMEQVLINLILNAVESCEDNTRAKVQISAEKKLDGRIFIRVSDNGTGIPEEIMEDIFVPFYTTKKEGSGIGLSLSKQIMTLHGGKIQVNNNLEGGTIISLNF
- a CDS encoding efflux RND transporter periplasmic adaptor subunit, coding for MDIPLKKKRFTPKKIAIIAGSVLIIALILFVILSSTGNSKLNVEKERITISEVKNGNFQENIPVNGVVLPIKTIYLDAMEGGRVEEKFVEDGTMMKKGEPIIRLSNTDLELSLVNQETQVYNLLTQMQISQNAARQNTINKRNNFTDVENNLIEARRKYELNKKLYEKGAVGRQDYMESENNYNYQQEKHQLAREVLEQDSLSSKQETQQARESYERTRKALELMRRKVGDLVVKAPVDGQLTALDAEIGQSKQKGERLGQIDVISGYKVRAEIDEHYISRIFNGQRGAFSFNGEEYELEIKKVYTQVSNGRFQVDMHFVEGVPENIRRGQSLQIKLALSQEKEAVLVSKGGFFQQTGGNWIFKVSEDGETAYKTPIRLGSQNTEYYEVLEGIKPGEQVITSSYSNFGDIEELVLN
- a CDS encoding GreA/GreB family elongation factor — encoded protein: MRYGELIIEKKEYDFLKQIMSLAKYHKDTSYKASIYKLNEELKDARILTNSEMPLDVIRLNSLVTIETPYAVERTYQIVTPEKGDIRKNKISVLAPMGLALFGYAQGDNITWTFPLGESYIKIKEVKQIETEIMKMKYDHKHSRTS
- a CDS encoding chloride channel protein, with protein sequence MNPFVFSRTFFLWALLGILGGLISSFYWIILEHFTHILAIFEGIWVIPVMAISGLLAGLVIHFIGDPGEIHLIVNNIRFNKGKLDPRNNPSMILSSLLCVASGGSLGPEAPLVQVTGSTGTWMGKILRLKGEELRSLSIAGMASGFTALFGAPLGGSLFSLEILHHKHAVEYYKAIIPAFVASSFSYIIFAFIIHLGIGPIWDLPTYSFTNQFDFAYALVYGVAGTAIAWLFIFCTKFLKKIFEAVELKIYFKTLIGGLLLGVISYYFPITRYFGHHEINELLGNNYQLMMLFAILMFKILAIAVTVTSGWRGGFIIPLFFVGATLGLIINNLFPETNLSLAIVASMAAINSCVTRTPMSTTILLATLTGFDYFIPILFASLVGYFFAPKIPFIHSQIRRTE
- a CDS encoding DJ-1/PfpI family protein, with translation MRNIGFTIIMVFITLIGCKTDKSKPENQNNREKEIKSDTLTKHLKPFKKELPTIGLLMYNGVLQSEVIATSDVFAKPTEDEKQIFNVITIAETENPIITEEGIKIVPDYTFENCPELEALFVPSAYDMYAQVHNDNIINFIREKNKETKYTVSNCAGAQLIGKSGIADGHKIVTWIGGGEELQKTYPELKVQNDSLVTYVKDGKFLSSNGNLASYISALNLVEIMTSAEHRKFVESYLYLDRLKNWEE
- a CDS encoding ABC transporter ATP-binding protein, which translates into the protein MIKITNLEKYYKTEEVQTIALNKLSFEVKEGEFAAIMGPSGCGKSTLLNILGLLDDPDGGSYLFNGTEVAGYNERQRAKLRKHNIGFVFQSFNLIDELSVFENVELPLIYTGVKPAERKERVHEVLEKMQIMHRRKHFPQQLSGGQQQRVAVARAVVNNPKLILADEPTGNLDSSNGNEVMDLLTELNEAGTTIIMVTHSEHDAKFSHRIIRMLDGQKVTENLLAEFKS
- a CDS encoding DUF488 domain-containing protein — its product is MKSIRIKRIYEEAYDQDGHRILIDRLWPRGVSKEDAKLDDWNKDIAPSEELRKWFDHDPDKFEEFSKRYKDELKDKKDKVKAIREIAEEHRLSLLYAARDKEHNHAIVLKNVLESKK